From the genome of Candidatus Poribacteria bacterium, one region includes:
- the ftsZ gene encoding cell division protein FtsZ, with translation MLEFEQEQQYAATIKVIGVGGGGSNAVKRMIESDLDGVSFYVVNTDVQALQMCHHAEKVQIGAELTRGLGAGADPEIGRKAAQEDNEVLQKMVAGADMVFVTAGMGGGTGTGAAPIIAQMAREAGALTIAVVTRPFNFEGKKRKMVAEEGLDALKSGADALIIIPNQKLLENLDRSTPLMQAFRRADDVLSQGVQSISDLITKSGEINLDFADVKTIMAGSGSALMGIGTAQGENRAAIAAEKAITSPFLEEQSIRGATGILVNVTAGLDFTLHELDQAMQIIHNEASEDAEIIFGLVPDVEMEGHVSVTVIATGFDHRAGHRATPRSSAGDVVDLNRILKKDFDTDEDDRDTVGRPSATPTARPRPVAPHEGDDSLDIPAFLRVNPKATKK, from the coding sequence ATGCTGGAGTTTGAACAGGAACAGCAGTACGCCGCCACGATCAAGGTGATCGGTGTCGGCGGGGGTGGCAGCAACGCAGTCAAGCGGATGATCGAGTCGGACCTGGACGGCGTGAGCTTCTATGTCGTGAACACGGACGTCCAGGCTCTCCAAATGTGTCACCATGCCGAGAAGGTCCAGATCGGCGCGGAACTGACTCGTGGGCTCGGCGCGGGAGCCGATCCGGAGATCGGTCGCAAGGCAGCGCAGGAGGATAACGAAGTCCTGCAGAAGATGGTCGCGGGAGCCGACATGGTGTTCGTCACCGCAGGAATGGGCGGGGGAACCGGCACCGGTGCCGCCCCGATCATCGCGCAGATGGCGCGAGAAGCCGGCGCGTTGACCATCGCCGTGGTGACGCGTCCGTTCAACTTCGAGGGCAAGAAGCGGAAGATGGTCGCCGAGGAGGGTCTCGACGCCCTCAAGTCCGGCGCCGATGCACTCATTATCATCCCGAACCAGAAGCTGCTCGAGAACCTGGACCGGTCGACGCCCCTGATGCAGGCATTCCGCCGGGCTGACGATGTACTGTCGCAGGGCGTCCAGAGCATCTCCGACCTCATCACGAAGAGCGGCGAGATCAATCTCGACTTCGCCGACGTGAAGACCATCATGGCGGGGTCGGGTTCCGCTCTGATGGGCATCGGCACCGCCCAGGGCGAGAACCGGGCTGCCATCGCCGCCGAGAAGGCGATCACGTCGCCGTTCCTCGAAGAACAGTCGATCCGTGGCGCGACGGGCATTCTCGTGAACGTGACGGCGGGACTGGACTTCACGCTCCACGAGCTCGACCAGGCGATGCAGATCATCCACAACGAGGCATCCGAAGACGCCGAGATCATCTTCGGCCTCGTCCCCGACGTGGAGATGGAGGGTCACGTCAGCGTGACCGTCATCGCCACCGGGTTCGACCATCGCGCGGGTCATCGCGCCACGCCGCGCTCCAGCGCCGGCGACGTCGTCGACCTGAACCGCATCCTCAAGAAGGATTTCGACACGGATGAGGACGACCGCGACACGGTGGGTCGGCCCTCGGCGACGCCGACGGCTCGACCGCGACCGGTCGCGCCACATGAGGGCGACGATTCGCTGGATATCCCCGCATTCCTTAGGGTGAACCCGAAGGCGACCAAGAAGTAG